From Spirosoma agri, one genomic window encodes:
- the pseI gene encoding pseudaminic acid synthase — MTATQPIQVAHYTISPAHRPFVIAEMSGNHNQSLDRALDIVDAVADAGAHALKLQTYTPDTITFNGASEEFYIRDAKSLWADKNLYKLYAEAYTPWEWHKPIFDHAKKRGMIAFSSPFDTTAVDFLESLDVPLYKVASFENTDHILLKKIAQTGKPVIMSTGVASVADLDESVKVLRANGCKDLILLKCTSTYPATPETTNLHTIPHMRQLFDVPVGLSDHTMGIGAAVAAVALGAVVLEKHVTLRRADGGVDSAFSLEPDELKSLVIETERAQLAMGQVSYTLTPKEQKSLQFKRSLYVVQSMKAGESFTPDNVRSIRPANGLHTRYYDDVLGKTATIDIVAGTALTWNLVESERVNE, encoded by the coding sequence ATGACAGCAACTCAACCGATTCAGGTTGCCCACTATACGATTAGCCCAGCGCACCGCCCGTTTGTTATCGCCGAGATGTCCGGAAATCACAATCAGTCGCTCGACCGGGCGCTCGACATTGTTGACGCGGTGGCCGATGCCGGTGCCCATGCGCTCAAGTTACAAACCTACACGCCAGACACGATCACGTTCAACGGGGCCTCCGAAGAGTTTTATATCCGGGATGCCAAATCGCTCTGGGCCGATAAAAATCTGTACAAACTGTACGCCGAAGCCTACACACCCTGGGAATGGCACAAGCCCATTTTCGACCACGCGAAAAAGCGCGGCATGATTGCTTTCAGCTCACCGTTCGATACCACCGCCGTTGACTTCCTGGAATCGCTTGATGTACCGCTCTACAAGGTTGCTTCGTTTGAGAACACGGATCATATTCTGCTGAAAAAAATCGCGCAGACGGGTAAGCCGGTCATCATGAGTACGGGTGTCGCGTCGGTAGCGGACCTCGATGAGTCGGTGAAGGTTTTGCGGGCCAACGGTTGCAAGGACCTGATTCTGCTTAAGTGCACAAGTACCTATCCAGCGACCCCCGAAACGACAAACCTCCATACGATTCCGCACATGCGGCAGTTGTTCGACGTTCCGGTTGGGCTCTCGGATCATACGATGGGCATTGGTGCGGCAGTGGCGGCAGTGGCACTCGGCGCGGTAGTGCTCGAAAAACACGTCACCCTACGTCGGGCCGATGGCGGTGTCGATTCCGCCTTTTCGCTGGAACCGGACGAGCTGAAAAGTCTTGTCATTGAAACCGAACGGGCGCAGCTGGCCATGGGACAGGTTAGTTATACGCTCACGCCCAAAGAACAGAAAAGCCTACAGTTCAAACGGTCGCTCTACGTCGTGCAGTCGATGAAAGCGGGCGAATCGTTTACGCCGGATAACGTGCGCAGCATCCGCCCCGCCAATGGGCTGCACACGCGCTATTACGACGACGTTCTTGGTAAAACGGCCACCATCGACATCGTGGCTGGTACCGCGCTGACGTGGAACTTAGTTGAAAGCGAAAGAGTGAATGAGTGA
- a CDS encoding GNAT family N-acetyltransferase, translating into MLTCRKAKPTDAQRYFDWANDPDTRRQSFNSAPISLETHTAWFSRKLVDANALLFVFENETGQAVGQVRFERTPVADMPDEIIIGVSVDARFRGQGLASQLIGQGCDACKQAWGAVTVHAYIKPDNQPSVRSFVKAGFAFSHESGKFANSSLVFTKTV; encoded by the coding sequence ATGCTCACCTGCCGCAAAGCCAAGCCCACTGATGCACAACGTTACTTCGACTGGGCTAACGATCCCGATACGCGCCGACAGTCCTTCAACTCTGCACCTATTTCCCTGGAAACGCACACAGCCTGGTTTTCGCGAAAACTAGTCGATGCCAATGCGCTGCTGTTTGTCTTTGAGAATGAAACCGGTCAGGCCGTTGGGCAGGTGCGCTTCGAGCGAACACCGGTCGCCGATATGCCCGACGAAATCATCATTGGCGTGTCTGTCGATGCCCGGTTCCGGGGTCAGGGGCTAGCCAGTCAGCTGATCGGTCAGGGGTGCGACGCCTGCAAACAAGCGTGGGGGGCCGTCACCGTTCATGCCTACATCAAACCTGATAATCAACCCTCCGTTCGTTCGTTTGTTAAGGCAGGGTTCGCATTCTCGCACGAAAGCGGTAAATTTGCGAACTCAAGTTTAGTCTTTACCAAGACCGTGTAA
- the pseG gene encoding UDP-2,4-diacetamido-2,4,6-trideoxy-beta-L-altropyranose hydrolase, protein MNQLLFRADGNAQIGMGHVMRCLALANMLNGDFSMRFAIVEPTPTIHSLIEQATINVITLPDSSAETTFLDLIEPDDVVILDGYSFDDGFQQSVRSRAKRLVYIDDLTAGHQVADMIINHAGGITSADYEAEAYTQFFLGPHYALLRPEFLHPDGFGDTPADGPIFVSMGGADPHNTSLTVLEAIRQVDPSLPVQIVLGPFHPDRKAIDAFRTELPNLTILQNLDAGQMVSALQQCSLAITACSTIAYEVCAINRPLVTVVTADNQARLAQFLAEEKLALSVNFPTLLTRLTPVIGLDQMIKLSIQSAQFSPETVAESLANQRRFFDGRSPERLRDLFHQLTRR, encoded by the coding sequence ATGAATCAACTTCTCTTTCGGGCCGACGGCAACGCACAAATCGGAATGGGTCATGTCATGCGCTGTCTGGCACTGGCCAATATGCTGAACGGTGACTTTTCGATGCGGTTCGCTATCGTTGAGCCAACACCAACCATTCATTCCCTGATCGAACAGGCTACTATCAACGTTATTACCCTGCCCGACTCATCAGCTGAAACGACGTTTCTGGACTTAATTGAACCGGACGATGTCGTTATTTTAGATGGCTATTCGTTCGATGACGGTTTTCAGCAGTCGGTTCGCTCGCGGGCGAAACGGCTGGTTTATATCGATGATCTGACAGCAGGCCATCAGGTGGCCGATATGATCATCAACCATGCCGGGGGCATTACATCAGCGGATTATGAGGCCGAAGCGTATACCCAATTTTTTCTGGGTCCGCACTACGCGTTATTACGCCCGGAATTTCTACATCCAGACGGTTTTGGCGATACACCTGCTGACGGTCCGATTTTCGTAAGTATGGGCGGGGCTGACCCGCATAATACGTCGCTCACGGTTCTGGAAGCCATTCGGCAGGTCGACCCCAGTTTACCCGTCCAGATCGTTTTGGGGCCATTTCATCCGGATCGGAAGGCTATTGACGCATTTCGAACTGAGTTACCAAATCTTACTATCCTGCAAAATCTGGATGCCGGTCAGATGGTTTCAGCCTTGCAGCAATGCAGTCTGGCGATCACGGCCTGTAGTACAATTGCCTATGAAGTTTGTGCCATCAACCGCCCCTTGGTTACGGTGGTCACGGCTGACAACCAGGCTCGACTGGCTCAGTTTCTCGCGGAGGAGAAGCTTGCTTTATCGGTCAATTTCCCAACGCTGCTAACTCGGCTGACGCCCGTTATCGGCCTGGACCAGATGATAAAGTTGTCGATCCAATCGGCTCAGTTTTCACCCGAAACGGTAGCTGAGTCGCTGGCGAATCAACGCCGTTTTTTCGATGGTCGCTCCCCGGAACGGCTGCGGGATTTGTTTCATCAGTTGACACGTCGCTAA
- the pseF gene encoding pseudaminic acid cytidylyltransferase, protein MSSVAIITARGGSKRIPRKNIRPFLGKPIIAYVIDAARQSGLFADVMVSTDDEEIATLARQYGASVPFLRKAETADDFATTADVLHEVLNQYAHQSSLFNYACCLYPTAPFVTPVLLQRAFATLSEKQFDTVYPVQSFGFPIQRAVMLADDKVRWVQPEHALTRSQDLEPAYHDAGQFYFFSTNTFLRTRRLITDNSGGIVISEMDAHDIDTETDWRLAELKFQLSRNR, encoded by the coding sequence ATGAGTAGCGTAGCTATCATCACCGCACGGGGCGGCAGTAAACGCATTCCCAGAAAAAATATCCGGCCGTTTCTGGGTAAACCTATCATTGCATACGTCATCGACGCGGCCCGCCAATCGGGTTTGTTTGCTGACGTGATGGTATCGACGGACGATGAGGAGATTGCGACCCTTGCCCGACAGTACGGCGCATCGGTTCCCTTCTTGCGTAAGGCCGAAACCGCCGACGATTTTGCGACGACAGCCGATGTGCTGCATGAGGTGCTGAACCAGTATGCACACCAAAGCTCATTGTTTAACTATGCGTGCTGCCTCTACCCGACTGCACCTTTTGTCACTCCAGTACTCCTTCAGCGGGCATTTGCCACGCTTTCGGAAAAACAATTCGATACGGTCTATCCGGTGCAGTCGTTTGGTTTTCCAATTCAGCGGGCGGTGATGCTGGCGGACGATAAAGTACGCTGGGTTCAGCCGGAACATGCGCTGACCCGGTCGCAGGATCTGGAACCGGCTTACCACGATGCAGGCCAGTTTTATTTCTTCAGCACAAACACGTTTTTGCGTACCCGACGGCTGATCACAGACAACTCGGGTGGTATTGTCATTTCCGAAATGGATGCCCATGACATTGATACCGAGACAGACTGGCGACTGGCAGAACTCAAATTTCAACTAAGCAGGAACCGCTAA
- the pseC gene encoding UDP-4-amino-4,6-dideoxy-N-acetyl-beta-L-altrosamine transaminase — protein MNQPIPYGRQHITDEDIAAVADVLRGPFLTQGPHIGAFETAFADYIGCRYAVAVANGTAALHLCCMALGVTTGTRVITTPITFSASANCVRYCGGEVYFADIDPETALLAIDSVRELLSKHPKGYFSGIVPVDFAGYPVDMAAFRELADEHGLWLLEDSCHSPGGAFTDTNGTMHRCGDGSLAELAIFSFHPVKHIAAGEGGMITTNDEALYKHLLRLRTHGITNKPGELTEPYAGEPERGGWYMELQELGYNYRLTDMQAALGNSQLQRVDAMFSRRQEIAKRYDDAFANSAISIIVPPEGISHAYHLYVIQVDDRKGLYDFLRTRNIMAQVHYIPVHLMPYYRQFGWKPGDFPNAERYYARCLSLPMFPTLTDAEQEYVIASVKEFVGA, from the coding sequence ATGAATCAGCCAATTCCATACGGTCGTCAGCATATTACGGACGAGGATATTGCAGCCGTTGCCGATGTTTTACGCGGTCCATTTTTGACCCAGGGGCCCCACATCGGTGCTTTCGAAACCGCGTTTGCCGACTACATCGGTTGTCGCTATGCGGTGGCCGTAGCCAATGGTACGGCCGCCCTGCATTTATGTTGTATGGCGCTTGGCGTCACAACGGGTACGCGGGTCATCACTACACCGATTACGTTTTCGGCATCAGCCAACTGCGTCCGCTATTGCGGGGGCGAGGTCTATTTTGCAGATATCGATCCTGAAACGGCCCTCCTTGCTATTGATTCGGTTCGCGAGTTGCTCAGTAAGCATCCGAAAGGCTATTTTTCAGGCATTGTTCCCGTCGATTTCGCGGGTTACCCGGTTGATATGGCGGCCTTTCGGGAGTTAGCGGATGAACATGGATTGTGGCTTCTGGAAGACAGTTGCCATTCGCCGGGCGGGGCCTTTACGGATACGAACGGTACCATGCATCGCTGTGGCGATGGATCGCTGGCGGAACTGGCCATTTTTAGTTTTCATCCCGTTAAGCACATTGCAGCGGGTGAAGGCGGCATGATAACCACCAACGACGAAGCCCTGTACAAGCACCTGCTTCGACTGCGTACGCACGGCATCACCAACAAACCCGGTGAATTGACGGAACCGTATGCCGGTGAACCGGAACGCGGTGGCTGGTACATGGAATTGCAGGAGTTGGGCTATAATTACCGGCTGACCGACATGCAGGCAGCGTTGGGAAACAGCCAGTTACAGCGGGTCGATGCCATGTTCAGCCGTCGGCAGGAAATCGCGAAACGGTACGACGACGCATTCGCCAACTCAGCTATTTCCATCATTGTTCCGCCCGAAGGTATCAGTCACGCATATCACCTATACGTCATTCAGGTCGACGACCGGAAAGGGCTGTACGATTTTCTGCGGACGAGAAACATTATGGCCCAGGTGCATTACATCCCGGTGCATTTGATGCCTTACTACCGGCAGTTTGGCTGGAAACCCGGCGACTTTCCGAACGCCGAACGCTACTACGCACGCTGCCTGAGCCTCCCTATGTTCCCGACGCTAACCGATGCCGAGCAGGAGTATGTCATCGCATCCGTGAAGGAATTTGTCGGCGCATGA
- the pseB gene encoding UDP-N-acetylglucosamine 4,6-dehydratase (inverting) codes for MNQYNTGQPFDLTNKSILITGGTGSFGKKFIEMVYQRYPNIKRLVVYSRDELKQFELAQHYPSSKYKSIRFFIGDVRDSERLKRACEGIDIIIHAAALKQVPAAEYNPMECIKTNVFGAENVINAALDNGVQRVVALSTDKAAAPINLYGATKLCSDKLFVAANNMKGSRDLRFSVVRYGNVIGSRGSVVPFFLEKRKDGVLPITHSDMTRFNISLEEGVDMVLYALEHAWGGEIFVPKIPSYRITDVATAIGPNCEQQLVGIRPGEKLHEEMITETDSLNTVETDKYYVITPSTPTWSTDDYLKAFDGRQVEMGFKYNSGTNTEWLDVEQIREQIREHVDPAFQA; via the coding sequence ATGAATCAATACAATACGGGCCAACCCTTTGACCTGACGAACAAATCGATTTTAATTACGGGCGGCACCGGCTCGTTTGGCAAGAAGTTCATTGAGATGGTATATCAGCGCTACCCGAATATCAAACGGCTGGTCGTCTACTCCCGCGATGAGTTGAAACAGTTTGAGTTAGCGCAACATTACCCAAGTTCGAAGTATAAATCCATCCGCTTTTTCATCGGTGATGTACGCGATAGCGAACGCCTGAAACGGGCCTGCGAAGGAATCGACATTATCATTCACGCGGCTGCGTTAAAGCAGGTGCCGGCCGCCGAATATAACCCGATGGAGTGCATCAAAACCAACGTGTTCGGTGCCGAGAATGTCATCAACGCAGCGCTCGATAACGGGGTTCAACGCGTGGTAGCCCTTTCGACGGATAAAGCAGCCGCGCCCATTAATCTCTACGGGGCCACCAAGCTCTGTTCTGACAAGCTGTTCGTAGCAGCCAACAACATGAAAGGCAGCCGTGATCTACGCTTTTCGGTGGTTCGCTACGGCAACGTGATCGGATCGCGGGGATCGGTCGTGCCGTTCTTTCTGGAGAAGCGTAAAGACGGCGTATTGCCCATTACCCACTCCGACATGACGCGGTTCAACATCTCGCTGGAAGAAGGCGTTGACATGGTGTTGTACGCGCTCGAACATGCCTGGGGCGGTGAGATTTTCGTGCCCAAGATTCCGTCGTATCGCATTACGGATGTAGCCACGGCCATTGGTCCGAACTGTGAGCAGCAACTGGTTGGTATCCGGCCCGGCGAGAAACTACACGAAGAAATGATTACGGAAACGGATTCGCTCAATACCGTCGAGACGGATAAATACTACGTCATTACGCCTTCCACACCAACCTGGAGTACCGACGATTACCTGAAAGCCTTCGACGGGCGTCAAGTCGAGATGGGCTTCAAATACAACTCGGGCACCAACACCGAGTGGCTCGACGTTGAGCAGATCCGGGAACAAATCCGGGAGCATGTCGATCCGGCCTTTCAAGCGTGA
- a CDS encoding GNAT family N-acetyltransferase: MTDYILLRQQHPQASDVPAFCQPGFFFNEHEHLCQQQSGSFYLLSALNQRTNQADARCAFFVTANGIVSPVAAPFGSIEFAETLPGTVLDAFIKSLQETARSFGASTLRLVNYPHCYAPEQANRLAVALEEQGFRLIKLHENFFLPITERPFSATINASERRRLRKCREAGFQVNLWPTTRVDDAINFIVEARRTKEYQLTISPEQLTTLLQKFPDQFIVFTVNDADKIAAMTVAVRVRKDILYSFLPASNPDYQSFSPLVMLTDGLVTYCRQQGIRLLDLGVSLDNDRRPKPGLIRFKQNLGAQSSPKMTVEKTL; the protein is encoded by the coding sequence ATGACGGACTATATTCTGCTCCGGCAGCAGCATCCACAAGCTTCCGACGTTCCCGCATTCTGCCAGCCCGGTTTTTTCTTCAATGAACACGAACACCTGTGCCAACAACAAAGTGGATCGTTTTACCTGCTCTCGGCACTGAATCAGCGTACAAACCAGGCAGACGCGCGGTGTGCTTTTTTTGTTACGGCCAACGGAATCGTTAGTCCTGTTGCGGCCCCGTTTGGGTCAATCGAATTTGCCGAGACGCTTCCCGGCACGGTTCTCGACGCATTTATTAAATCGCTTCAGGAAACGGCTCGTTCTTTCGGAGCCTCGACCCTACGCCTGGTCAACTACCCCCATTGTTACGCCCCTGAACAGGCAAACCGGCTGGCAGTTGCCTTAGAGGAACAAGGCTTCCGACTGATCAAACTACACGAGAATTTTTTTCTGCCAATTACCGAACGCCCATTTAGCGCAACGATCAACGCATCGGAACGCCGACGACTGCGGAAATGCCGGGAGGCCGGTTTTCAGGTTAACCTTTGGCCAACGACGCGCGTTGACGACGCCATAAACTTCATAGTGGAAGCAAGACGGACGAAGGAATACCAGCTTACGATCAGTCCTGAACAGTTGACCACATTACTACAGAAATTCCCGGATCAATTCATTGTTTTCACCGTGAACGATGCGGACAAAATCGCAGCCATGACGGTTGCTGTACGCGTACGAAAGGATATTTTATACAGCTTTTTACCAGCATCGAATCCCGATTATCAGTCATTTAGCCCACTGGTTATGCTCACCGATGGATTGGTTACCTATTGTCGGCAACAGGGCATACGACTATTGGATCTGGGCGTATCGCTCGACAATGACCGGCGGCCCAAACCCGGTTTGATCCGTTTCAAGCAAAATCTCGGTGCGCAGTCATCCCCAAAAATGACCGTTGAGAAAACCCTGTGA
- a CDS encoding Ppx/GppA phosphatase family protein, with protein MKLAAIDIGSNAARLQISTVLHNDDIVSFKRVEYVRFPLRLGHDVFNFGELTPESEARTTKLMQVYKLLMELHEVTDYMACATSAMRESSNGQEIADRIEASTGIKIHIIDGSKEAELINNVVVQALDDQQFLHIDVGGGSTELNLYRNRQKINSKSFKIGSVRLLEGKETKGAWRKIEDWVEENIDSSAEIIAVGTGGNISKLFNLASKTSDSESTRAEIERIRNYIAGFSQEDRINKLRLNADRADVIVPAADIYISVMKWAGANKIVVPDLGLKDGIIQLVFEQLNKEKTAL; from the coding sequence ATGAAACTAGCAGCCATTGATATCGGTTCCAATGCAGCCCGTCTGCAAATTTCAACAGTATTACATAATGACGACATCGTTAGTTTCAAACGGGTTGAATACGTCCGCTTTCCGCTTCGACTTGGGCACGATGTCTTCAATTTTGGCGAACTAACGCCCGAAAGCGAAGCCCGCACCACCAAACTAATGCAGGTGTACAAACTGCTGATGGAACTGCACGAAGTTACGGACTACATGGCCTGCGCTACGTCGGCCATGCGGGAGTCATCCAACGGACAAGAAATCGCCGATCGTATCGAAGCATCAACCGGCATCAAGATTCACATTATCGATGGCAGTAAAGAAGCCGAACTGATCAATAATGTGGTTGTGCAGGCACTCGACGATCAGCAGTTTCTCCACATCGACGTGGGTGGTGGCAGCACCGAACTGAACCTGTACCGGAACCGGCAAAAAATAAATTCCAAGTCGTTTAAAATAGGCTCTGTGCGACTGCTGGAAGGGAAAGAAACGAAAGGGGCCTGGCGGAAAATTGAGGACTGGGTTGAAGAAAATATCGATTCGTCAGCGGAAATCATTGCGGTCGGTACGGGTGGTAACATCAGCAAACTCTTTAATCTGGCGTCTAAAACATCCGACTCCGAATCAACCCGAGCCGAAATCGAACGAATCCGAAATTACATCGCCGGGTTCAGCCAGGAAGACCGCATCAATAAACTTCGACTCAATGCCGACCGCGCCGATGTGATCGTGCCCGCTGCCGACATCTACATTTCGGTAATGAAATGGGCTGGAGCCAATAAGATCGTCGTTCCGGATCTCGGCCTGAAAGATGGTATCATTCAACTGGTTTTTGAGCAACTCAACAAGGAGAAAACCGCTCTCTAA